In the Micromonospora narathiwatensis genome, one interval contains:
- a CDS encoding serine/threonine-protein kinase, translating to MTRQADWITMSPFTPALRLHDRYVLRERIGLGGMSEVWRADDEVLHRPVAVKALATQLAADPQLRATIQREARAAARLTHPHVTQVYDYAEATLPDGSLVPYLVMELVEGHTLADRLAGGPLAWPEAVRLAGQVAAALAAAHRIGVVHRDIKPGNVMLTETGAKVLDFGIATLAGPRHPLAGQTGELLMGTPAYFAPERMTPGPANPASDVYALGALLYRTLTGLAPLPVQTWQDVLDVQARQTPIPPLRVPGLPADVAELTLACLSVDPARRPTAGQLAARFGAGQPADPPTAILPTVTRSEHPRTLIDRSAVPVRPVPPVAASRPTARSNRLLGVLVAAGVALLIGLGGTLLLGGGTAQPQDGGSAATTPADEAAPESTTPEPSAPSEPATTAPSAPLTARQLAVEFAELLAQAQAVGHIDRKTAESLGKKVAELERGKPKDRNKRLADLRERIADAADDGKIDAGTAANLQGLLDVYEQLSGGGRDED from the coding sequence GTGACGCGCCAGGCAGACTGGATCACCATGTCGCCGTTCACGCCCGCACTTCGGCTGCACGATCGGTACGTCCTACGCGAGCGCATCGGGCTCGGCGGGATGTCCGAGGTGTGGCGCGCCGACGACGAGGTGCTGCACCGCCCCGTCGCGGTCAAGGCCCTCGCCACGCAGCTCGCCGCCGACCCGCAGCTGCGGGCCACCATCCAGCGCGAGGCCCGCGCCGCCGCCCGGCTCACCCACCCGCACGTCACCCAGGTGTACGACTACGCCGAGGCGACCCTGCCCGACGGTTCCCTGGTGCCGTACCTGGTGATGGAGCTGGTCGAGGGGCACACCCTCGCCGACCGGCTGGCCGGTGGGCCGCTCGCCTGGCCCGAGGCGGTCCGCCTGGCCGGTCAGGTCGCCGCCGCCCTCGCCGCCGCGCACCGGATCGGCGTGGTGCACCGCGACATCAAGCCCGGCAACGTGATGCTCACCGAGACCGGCGCGAAGGTGCTCGACTTCGGCATCGCCACCCTCGCCGGGCCCCGGCACCCCCTCGCCGGCCAGACCGGGGAGCTGCTGATGGGCACCCCCGCGTACTTCGCCCCGGAACGGATGACACCCGGCCCGGCGAATCCGGCCAGCGACGTGTACGCCCTCGGCGCGCTGCTCTACCGCACCCTCACCGGGCTGGCCCCGCTGCCCGTGCAGACCTGGCAGGACGTGCTCGACGTGCAGGCCCGGCAGACGCCGATCCCGCCGCTGCGCGTCCCCGGGCTCCCCGCCGACGTCGCCGAACTCACCCTGGCCTGTCTCTCCGTGGACCCGGCCCGGCGACCCACCGCCGGCCAGCTCGCCGCCCGGTTCGGCGCCGGCCAACCGGCCGACCCGCCCACCGCGATCCTGCCCACGGTCACCCGGTCCGAGCACCCACGAACCCTCATCGACCGTTCCGCCGTGCCGGTGCGCCCGGTCCCGCCGGTGGCCGCGTCCCGCCCGACCGCTCGGTCGAACCGGCTGCTCGGCGTACTGGTCGCCGCCGGGGTGGCGCTCCTGATCGGCCTGGGGGGCACGCTGCTGCTCGGCGGCGGCACGGCGCAGCCACAGGACGGCGGCTCGGCCGCCACGACGCCGGCCGACGAGGCCGCACCGGAGTCCACCACTCCGGAGCCGTCCGCCCCGTCGGAGCCGGCCACCACGGCCCCGTCGGCGCCGCTCACCGCGCGTCAGCTCGCCGTCGAGTTCGCCGAACTGCTCGCCCAGGCTCAGGCCGTCGGGCACATCGACCGCAAGACCGCGGAGAGCCTGGGGAAGAAGGTCGCCGAGCTGGAGCGGGGCAAGCCGAAGGACCGGAACAAGCGCCTCGCCGACCTGCGCGAACGGATCGCCGACGCGGCCGACGACGGGAAGATCGACGCCGGCACCGCCGCCAACCTGCAGGGGCTGCTCGACGTCTACGAGCAACTCAGCGGCGGCGGCCGGGACGAGGACTGA
- a CDS encoding CapA family protein, producing MRMRLGVAVLLVLLAGACTEPARVAPRHSAAPRATSPDPGTGTGPKNQLTVVAAGDLLVHPLLTEQAAEDARAAGRAGHDFSRVLAAIRPRVSAADLAICHMETPLADPQGPFTGWPAFSVPPELADAAAWAGFDTCSTASNHSLDEGMAGITRTLDNLDRVGLRHAGTARSAEEAARTNLLDVGGVKVAQLSYALSFNDIPLPEGRPWAANLIDRDAIRTAAHRARAAGAEIVILSMHWGTEYQNAPNDDQLDLAEQLLASPDIDLIIGHHVHVVQPFEKIGRKWVAYGMGNLTARFDDGSPENTQDAVVPEFTFTRTESGGWEVTSVSVLPTWMEYRPAARVVDLVGAARDPAVPDAQRAHYAEIEKRINGYVGMRGAFEAGLRPLS from the coding sequence ATGAGGATGAGACTCGGCGTCGCGGTGCTGCTGGTGCTGCTGGCGGGGGCGTGTACGGAGCCGGCACGAGTGGCTCCGCGTCACTCCGCCGCTCCGCGCGCCACATCCCCGGACCCGGGGACGGGGACGGGCCCGAAGAACCAGCTCACCGTGGTGGCCGCCGGGGATCTGCTGGTGCATCCGCTGCTCACCGAGCAGGCCGCCGAGGACGCGCGGGCGGCGGGCCGCGCCGGCCACGACTTCAGTCGGGTGCTCGCCGCGATCCGTCCACGGGTGAGCGCCGCCGACCTCGCCATCTGCCACATGGAGACGCCGCTGGCGGACCCGCAGGGTCCGTTCACCGGATGGCCGGCCTTCAGCGTTCCTCCGGAGTTGGCCGACGCGGCGGCCTGGGCCGGGTTCGACACCTGCTCCACGGCGTCCAACCATTCCCTGGACGAGGGCATGGCGGGCATCACCCGAACCCTGGACAACCTTGACCGGGTCGGGCTACGGCATGCCGGCACGGCCCGCAGCGCGGAGGAGGCGGCTCGGACGAACCTCCTCGACGTGGGAGGCGTGAAGGTCGCGCAGCTGTCGTACGCGCTGAGCTTCAACGACATCCCCCTGCCGGAGGGCAGGCCGTGGGCGGCGAACCTCATCGACCGGGACGCCATCCGCACGGCGGCGCACCGGGCGCGAGCGGCGGGCGCCGAGATCGTCATACTCTCCATGCACTGGGGGACCGAGTACCAGAACGCGCCGAACGACGACCAGCTGGACCTGGCCGAGCAGTTGCTCGCCTCGCCCGACATCGACCTGATCATCGGGCACCACGTCCACGTGGTGCAGCCGTTCGAGAAGATCGGCCGGAAGTGGGTCGCCTACGGGATGGGCAATCTCACCGCCCGGTTCGACGACGGCTCCCCGGAGAACACGCAGGACGCCGTGGTGCCCGAGTTCACCTTCACCCGTACCGAATCGGGCGGCTGGGAGGTCACCAGCGTGAGTGTGCTGCCGACCTGGATGGAGTACCGCCCGGCGGCGCGCGTGGTCGACCTGGTCGGCGCGGCCAGGGATCCGGCGGTGCCCGACGCCCAGCGGGCGCACTACGCCGAGATCGAAAAGCGGATCAACGGGTACGTGGGCATGCGCGGTGCGTTCGAGGCGGGGCTGCGTCCGCTCTCCTGA
- a CDS encoding alpha/beta hydrolase family protein: MLASTTRLGRGLRAVGAALILTVGLTGATPAVAAHDDGSQPLPGHTISNPPLAPLVVDGAASTVRQGVHRHAGYIIETPARWNGDLVMWAHGYRGQTSVLTPEPPAFELRQRMLAQGYAWASSSYDRNGYDIRSGVLGTRDLADLFARTVKRPKRTLIAGVSMGGHVIGRSLEQYPNYYAGALPMCGVLGDHELFDFFLDYNLVAQALAGLPAYPPPADYLTNAVPRIQVALGLAGLRPGGPDTTNDLGRQLRAVTVNRSGGERPGAEAAFAVWKDFLFGIAVTDGGDSPAQRPGQLATNLLTRYSPNSPVNVNATVQRVAPENPRQRLSPTLTEVPRISGRPTVPVLTLHDLGDLFVPFSMEQAYARDAAGHGRSRLVVQRAVRAAQHCEFSPAEAGAAWDDLVSWVRTGRRPAGDAVTDPKAVAAPDFGCRFSDPAAYAAGSGTRRLYAPCP, translated from the coding sequence ATGCTGGCCTCAACCACCCGCCTGGGTCGCGGGCTGCGCGCCGTCGGCGCGGCCCTCATCCTCACGGTCGGGCTCACCGGCGCGACGCCGGCCGTCGCCGCCCACGACGACGGCAGCCAGCCGCTACCCGGCCACACCATCAGCAACCCACCGCTGGCTCCGCTGGTCGTCGACGGCGCGGCCAGCACCGTCCGGCAGGGCGTGCACCGGCACGCCGGCTACATCATCGAGACCCCCGCCCGGTGGAACGGCGACCTGGTGATGTGGGCCCACGGCTACCGTGGCCAGACCAGCGTGCTCACCCCCGAGCCGCCCGCGTTCGAGCTGCGGCAGCGGATGCTGGCCCAGGGATACGCCTGGGCGTCCTCCTCGTACGACCGCAACGGCTACGACATCCGCTCCGGCGTGCTGGGCACCCGGGACCTCGCCGACCTCTTCGCCCGGACGGTGAAGCGGCCCAAGCGGACACTCATCGCCGGGGTGTCGATGGGCGGGCACGTCATCGGTCGTTCCCTGGAGCAGTACCCGAACTACTACGCCGGGGCGCTGCCGATGTGCGGGGTCCTCGGCGACCACGAACTGTTCGACTTCTTCCTGGACTACAACCTGGTCGCGCAGGCCCTCGCCGGGCTGCCCGCGTACCCGCCGCCGGCCGACTACCTCACCAACGCCGTGCCGAGGATCCAGGTCGCGCTCGGCCTGGCCGGGCTGCGGCCAGGCGGGCCGGACACCACCAACGACCTCGGCCGGCAACTGCGGGCCGTCACCGTCAACCGCTCGGGCGGGGAACGGCCCGGCGCGGAGGCTGCCTTCGCGGTGTGGAAGGACTTCCTCTTCGGCATCGCCGTCACCGACGGCGGCGACTCCCCCGCCCAGCGGCCCGGCCAGCTTGCCACCAACCTGCTCACCCGGTACTCCCCGAACAGCCCGGTGAACGTCAACGCCACCGTGCAGCGGGTCGCCCCGGAGAACCCGCGCCAGCGGCTGTCCCCGACCCTGACCGAGGTGCCGCGGATCAGCGGCCGACCGACCGTACCGGTGCTCACCCTGCACGACCTCGGCGACCTCTTCGTACCGTTCAGCATGGAGCAGGCGTACGCCCGGGACGCGGCGGGGCACGGGCGGAGCCGGCTCGTCGTACAGCGCGCCGTCCGCGCCGCGCAGCACTGCGAGTTCAGCCCGGCCGAGGCCGGCGCCGCCTGGGACGACCTCGTCTCCTGGGTACGCACCGGCCGGCGACCCGCCGGTGACGCGGTCACCGATCCGAAGGCGGTCGCGGCGCCGGACTTCGGCTGCCGGTTCAGCGACCCGGCGGCGTACGCGGCCGGCTCCGGAACCCGGCGGCTCTACGCGCCCTGCCCCTGA
- the gdhA gene encoding NADP-specific glutamate dehydrogenase, with protein MTGRDVSVMPETVETVFTSVVNRNPGEPEFHQAVREVLESIGPALARHPEYADARIIERICEPERQIIFRVPWEDDHGRVRVNRGFRVEFNSALGPFKGGLRFHPSVYLGIVKFLGFEQIFKNALTGLPIGGGKGGADFDPKGRSDREVMRFCQSFMTELYRHIGAQTDVPAGDIGVGGREIGYLFGQYKRITNRYESGVLTGKGLAYGGAQVRREATGYGAVFFAEELLKQCGESLEGKRVVVSGSGNVAIYAIEKVHQLGGRVVACSDSDGYVLDEAGIDLELLRELKEERRVRLDNYVRHVPHAVAVSGRTVWEVPCDLALPCATQNEIGGAEAAALVAGGCVAVVEGANMPTTPEAVRILAAAGVKFAPGKAANAGGVAVSAMEMQQNASRDSWNFTQSEARLWETMRDIHARCWATAEEYGLPGDYVAGANISGFRRVAEAMLAQGLI; from the coding sequence GTGACCGGAAGGGACGTGTCGGTGATGCCGGAGACCGTCGAGACGGTGTTCACGAGCGTGGTCAACCGCAACCCGGGTGAGCCCGAGTTCCACCAGGCGGTACGGGAGGTGCTGGAGAGCATCGGCCCGGCCCTGGCCCGCCACCCCGAGTACGCGGACGCGCGGATCATCGAACGGATCTGCGAGCCGGAGCGGCAGATCATCTTCCGGGTGCCGTGGGAGGACGACCACGGCCGGGTCCGGGTCAACCGTGGTTTCCGGGTGGAGTTCAACAGCGCGCTCGGCCCGTTCAAGGGCGGCCTGCGCTTCCACCCGTCGGTCTACCTGGGCATCGTGAAGTTCCTCGGCTTCGAGCAGATCTTCAAGAACGCGCTGACCGGCCTGCCGATCGGCGGCGGCAAGGGCGGGGCGGACTTCGACCCGAAGGGCCGCTCGGACCGGGAGGTGATGCGCTTCTGCCAGAGCTTCATGACCGAGTTGTACCGGCACATCGGCGCGCAGACCGACGTGCCGGCCGGCGACATCGGCGTCGGCGGCCGGGAGATCGGCTACCTGTTCGGCCAGTACAAGCGGATCACCAACCGGTACGAGTCGGGGGTGCTCACCGGCAAGGGCCTGGCCTACGGGGGCGCGCAGGTGCGCCGCGAGGCCACCGGGTACGGCGCGGTGTTCTTCGCCGAGGAGCTGCTGAAGCAGTGCGGGGAAAGCCTGGAGGGCAAGCGGGTGGTGGTCTCCGGATCGGGCAACGTGGCGATCTACGCCATCGAGAAGGTGCACCAGCTCGGCGGCCGGGTGGTGGCCTGCTCCGACTCCGACGGGTACGTGCTGGACGAGGCCGGCATCGACCTGGAGCTGCTGCGCGAGCTGAAGGAGGAACGCCGGGTCCGGCTCGACAACTACGTCCGGCACGTGCCGCACGCGGTGGCGGTCTCCGGTCGTACCGTCTGGGAGGTGCCCTGCGATCTGGCGCTGCCCTGCGCGACGCAGAACGAGATCGGCGGCGCGGAGGCGGCGGCGCTCGTGGCCGGCGGCTGCGTCGCGGTGGTCGAGGGGGCGAACATGCCCACCACCCCGGAGGCGGTCCGCATCCTGGCCGCGGCCGGGGTGAAGTTCGCGCCGGGCAAGGCGGCGAACGCCGGCGGCGTGGCGGTGAGCGCCATGGAGATGCAGCAGAACGCCAGCCGGGACTCGTGGAACTTCACCCAGTCGGAGGCGCGGCTCTGGGAGACGATGCGCGACATCCATGCCCGCTGCTGGGCCACCGCTGAGGAGTACGGCCTGCCCGGCGACTACGTGGCCGGCGCGAACATCAGCGGTTTCCGGCGGGTGGCGGAGGCGATGCTCGCGCAGGGCCTGATCTGA
- a CDS encoding pyrophosphohydrolase domain-containing protein codes for MDELIWNTARASRDWLDAANGVGDTELTCRILKLTEEAGEAAAAWIGTLGQNPRKGVTHTREDVAAELADVVFTALVAIESLGLDARSVVSGCAAKVRSRLTV; via the coding sequence GTGGACGAGTTGATCTGGAACACAGCCCGGGCCTCCCGTGACTGGCTGGACGCCGCCAACGGCGTCGGAGACACCGAGCTGACCTGCCGCATCCTCAAGCTGACCGAGGAGGCGGGGGAGGCCGCCGCCGCGTGGATCGGGACGCTCGGGCAGAACCCGCGCAAGGGCGTGACCCACACCCGCGAGGACGTCGCGGCGGAGCTGGCGGACGTGGTGTTCACGGCGCTCGTCGCGATCGAGAGCCTGGGGCTGGACGCGCGGTCCGTGGTGTCGGGGTGCGCGGCCAAGGTGCGGTCCCGCCTGACTGTCTGA
- a CDS encoding pirin family protein, translating to MDRTESLPAQTVPPGVGPTDPGSVLLPGHDVPLGRYTTVRRLLPQRQRRMVGAWCFVDHFGPDDVAERPGMEVPPHPHTGLQTVTWLLDGEILHRDSLGNVQPIRPGQLNVMTSGHGIAHSERSPVVHPPVMHGVQLWVALPDPARAGAADFAHHADLPGWRDGDLEVMLLVGELGGERSPAVVHTPLVGAQLEVRGSAPVSLPLRRDFEYGLLAMSGSAEVDGVPFAPGALLYLGTGRDALTLRAAPGSRLLLLGGTPFEEPLVMWWNFVGRSHEEVVAAREDWMAGRRFGTVADDPAPPLPAPALPSTRLKARDRHGGLLG from the coding sequence GTGGACCGTACCGAATCCCTGCCGGCGCAGACCGTCCCACCTGGTGTGGGGCCGACGGACCCGGGCAGCGTGCTGCTGCCCGGCCACGACGTGCCGCTCGGCCGTTACACCACGGTGCGGCGACTGCTGCCGCAGCGACAGCGGCGGATGGTCGGGGCCTGGTGCTTCGTCGACCACTTCGGACCGGACGATGTCGCCGAACGGCCGGGCATGGAGGTGCCGCCGCACCCGCACACCGGGCTCCAGACGGTCACCTGGCTGCTCGACGGCGAGATCCTGCACCGGGACAGCCTGGGCAACGTGCAACCGATCCGCCCCGGACAGCTCAACGTGATGACCTCCGGTCACGGCATCGCCCACTCGGAACGGTCCCCGGTGGTGCATCCGCCGGTGATGCACGGCGTCCAGCTCTGGGTGGCGCTGCCGGACCCGGCCCGCGCCGGCGCGGCCGACTTCGCCCACCACGCGGATCTTCCCGGGTGGCGCGACGGCGACCTGGAGGTGATGCTGCTGGTCGGCGAGCTGGGCGGCGAGCGTTCCCCGGCAGTGGTGCACACGCCGCTGGTCGGGGCGCAGCTGGAGGTGCGCGGGTCGGCCCCGGTCAGCCTGCCGCTGCGCCGCGACTTCGAGTACGGGTTGCTGGCGATGTCCGGCTCCGCCGAGGTGGACGGGGTGCCGTTCGCCCCGGGCGCGTTGCTCTATCTCGGCACCGGTCGGGACGCGCTGACCCTGCGCGCAGCCCCCGGCAGTCGGCTGCTGCTGCTCGGCGGGACCCCGTTCGAGGAGCCCCTGGTCATGTGGTGGAACTTCGTCGGCCGGTCGCACGAGGAGGTCGTCGCCGCCCGGGAGGACTGGATGGCGGGTCGACGCTTCGGCACGGTCGCCGACGACCCGGCGCCTCCGCTGCCCGCCCCGGCGCTGCCCAGCACCCGGCTGAAGGCCCGGGACCGGCACGGTGGCCTGCTCGGCTGA
- a CDS encoding DUF1345 domain-containing protein, with protein MGLVGAVCGGLVGALTSPALGPLVGWDAAALAWLGLVWHRLWRMDAAAAARLARREDPDRAVRDVLLLAAFLVSLLAVGVLPTAGRRMRPGLPLDANRGVGVLSVVVSWFVVHTVFTTRYARLFYGGEPGGVDFHQSEPPCSVDFAYLAFTVGCAFQVSDTNLSSSELRRTCCAVVSVRCGHRGDGGEPARRPGEIATTNRRAPRVTNRDLGRHATPVPAAPRPNRVATARR; from the coding sequence ATGGGGCTGGTCGGGGCCGTCTGCGGTGGACTCGTCGGGGCGCTCACGTCGCCGGCGCTCGGCCCGCTGGTGGGCTGGGACGCCGCCGCGCTGGCCTGGCTGGGCCTGGTCTGGCACCGGCTGTGGCGGATGGACGCCGCGGCGGCGGCACGGCTGGCCCGGCGCGAGGACCCGGACCGGGCCGTACGGGACGTGCTGCTGCTGGCCGCCTTCCTGGTCAGCCTGTTGGCGGTCGGTGTGCTACCGACCGCCGGACGCCGGATGCGGCCCGGCCTCCCGTTGGACGCCAACCGCGGCGTGGGCGTACTCAGCGTGGTGGTGTCCTGGTTCGTGGTGCACACCGTCTTCACCACGCGCTACGCCCGGCTGTTCTACGGCGGTGAGCCGGGAGGCGTCGACTTCCACCAGAGCGAGCCGCCCTGCTCCGTGGACTTCGCCTACCTGGCGTTCACCGTCGGCTGCGCGTTCCAGGTCTCGGACACCAACCTGAGCAGCAGTGAGCTGCGCCGCACGTGCTGTGCTGTCGTATCTGTTCGGTGCGGTCATCGTGGCGACGGTGGTGAACCTGCTCGCCGGCCTGGCGAAATAGCGACCACGAACAGGCGGGCGCCCCGGGTCACGAACCGCGACCTGGGGCGCCACGCAACACCTGTCCCTGCCGCTCCGCGCCCGAACCGGGTCGCGACCGCCAGGCGGTGA
- a CDS encoding DUF2795 domain-containing protein — protein MASYTDVLEYLSALDYPAGKDDVIREAEREGAPPDVLQALRALPPVDYANGSEVARSAGIDAAPEVGRSQRAAQSRDKRHQRVSQHLRGI, from the coding sequence ATGGCGAGTTACACGGACGTCCTTGAGTACCTGTCGGCGCTGGACTACCCGGCCGGCAAGGACGACGTCATCCGCGAGGCCGAGCGGGAGGGCGCACCGCCGGACGTGTTGCAGGCGCTGCGGGCGCTACCTCCGGTGGACTACGCCAACGGCAGCGAGGTGGCCCGGTCGGCCGGCATCGACGCCGCTCCCGAGGTCGGCCGTTCCCAGCGCGCGGCGCAGTCCCGGGACAAGCGCCACCAGCGGGTCTCGCAGCACCTACGCGGCATCTGA
- a CDS encoding DUF2267 domain-containing protein has translation MNYETFVDKVAQRARTSPERAVGLTRATLETLAERLTGGEVLDLAAQLPRPLQRILKPHPDTEAADRFGAAEFIARVGQRAGVDGNAARNAVRAVFTTLREAVTGGEFDDVVVQMPRDYRDMVEPALAPGAMRR, from the coding sequence ATGAATTACGAGACCTTCGTCGACAAGGTCGCACAGCGGGCCCGAACATCTCCGGAACGGGCGGTCGGCCTGACCCGGGCCACGTTGGAGACCCTGGCCGAGCGGCTGACCGGGGGTGAGGTGCTGGATCTGGCAGCGCAGCTGCCGAGGCCGCTGCAACGGATCCTGAAGCCGCACCCCGACACCGAGGCGGCCGACCGGTTCGGGGCGGCCGAGTTCATCGCCCGGGTGGGACAGCGGGCCGGTGTCGACGGCAACGCCGCCCGGAACGCGGTGCGAGCCGTCTTCACCACGCTGCGGGAGGCGGTCACCGGCGGCGAGTTCGACGACGTGGTCGTCCAGATGCCACGCGACTACCGGGACATGGTGGAGCCGGCCCTGGCACCCGGCGCGATGCGGCGCTGA
- a CDS encoding CaiB/BaiF CoA transferase family protein, with the protein MSNHGPLTGVRVVELAGIGPGPFAAMMLADLGAEVVRVDRTTPGGFGDIPGDLLNRNRRSIAVDLRSAAGREVALALVAGADALVEGFRPGVTERLGLGPDDCLAANPGLVYGRMTGWGQDGPLARTAGHDIDYLALTGALHGIGRAGERPVPPMNLLGDFGGGGMMLALGVVAALYAVRAGAPGQVVDAAIVDGVSVLATQIQALRQAGRWQDPRGVNLLDGGAPFYDTYECADGRYLAVGALEPRFYDELVRLTGFPVDGDEAPDRTDPANWPALRAAWARLFRTRTRDEWTELLAATDACVAPVLDWTEAPTHPHLAARGVFVDHGGVTQPAPAPRFSATPTSVRRPPPRPGEHTDELLAEAGFDAERIAALRAAGAVA; encoded by the coding sequence ATGAGCAACCACGGGCCGCTCACCGGCGTACGGGTGGTCGAGCTGGCCGGCATCGGGCCCGGCCCCTTCGCCGCGATGATGCTGGCCGACCTCGGCGCGGAGGTGGTCCGCGTCGACCGCACCACCCCCGGCGGGTTCGGCGACATCCCCGGCGACCTGCTGAACCGCAACCGCCGCTCGATCGCCGTCGACCTCAGGTCGGCCGCGGGACGCGAGGTGGCGCTGGCCCTGGTCGCCGGCGCGGACGCGCTGGTCGAGGGCTTCCGGCCCGGGGTCACCGAACGGCTCGGCCTCGGCCCCGACGACTGCCTCGCCGCCAACCCCGGACTCGTGTACGGGCGGATGACCGGCTGGGGACAGGACGGCCCGCTCGCCCGCACCGCCGGCCACGACATCGACTATCTGGCGCTGACCGGGGCGCTGCACGGCATCGGCCGGGCCGGTGAACGTCCGGTGCCGCCGATGAACCTGCTCGGCGACTTCGGCGGTGGCGGGATGATGCTGGCCCTCGGCGTCGTCGCCGCCCTGTACGCGGTCCGCGCCGGCGCCCCCGGTCAGGTCGTCGACGCGGCCATCGTGGACGGGGTGTCGGTGCTCGCCACCCAGATCCAGGCGCTGCGCCAGGCCGGCAGGTGGCAGGACCCGCGCGGGGTGAACCTGCTCGACGGCGGGGCGCCCTTCTACGACACCTACGAGTGCGCCGACGGGCGGTATCTCGCGGTGGGTGCGCTGGAGCCGCGGTTCTACGACGAACTCGTCCGGCTCACCGGCTTCCCCGTCGACGGCGACGAGGCCCCGGACCGGACCGACCCCGCGAACTGGCCGGCGCTGCGCGCCGCGTGGGCGCGGCTGTTCCGTACCCGGACCCGGGACGAGTGGACGGAGCTGCTGGCCGCCACCGACGCCTGCGTCGCGCCCGTGCTGGACTGGACGGAGGCCCCGACACACCCGCACCTGGCCGCCCGGGGTGTCTTCGTCGACCACGGCGGGGTCACCCAGCCGGCCCCCGCGCCACGCTTCTCCGCGACCCCCACCTCCGTACGCCGGCCGCCGCCGCGGCCGGGCGAGCACACCGACGAACTGCTCGCGGAGGCCGGCTTCGACGCCGAGCGGATCGCCGCGCTGCGCGCCGCCGGCGCGGTCGCCTGA
- a CDS encoding TerC/Alx family metal homeostasis membrane protein has translation MPELSYLSAGALSSIGTPTLWAVTIAGVLGLLVLDFLVTRRPHEVSLREALGWSAFYIALPLAFGGWLWYRYGSAQGVEYLTGYLVEKSLSVDNLFVFMLLLAAFAVPAVLAQRVLLYGIAGALVLRAVFIAIGAAALQTLDFAFLIFAVVLIATAAKLLRDALSGHEQEVDINRMRSVRLLRRFMPVVDEYRGTRMTVREQGRRTLTPLALVVVAVFATDVVFAVDSVPAVYGITEDPYLVFATNAFALLGLRALYFVLYAALSRLVHLSYGLAVILAFIGVKLGLHWAHGIWSGVPQIPTLASLGVIIGVLVVVTLTSLRATRR, from the coding sequence GTGCCCGAATTGTCGTATCTGTCCGCTGGCGCGCTGTCGTCGATCGGCACCCCCACCCTCTGGGCGGTGACCATCGCCGGTGTGCTCGGCCTGCTGGTACTGGACTTCCTGGTCACCCGCCGCCCGCACGAGGTGTCGCTCCGTGAGGCGTTGGGCTGGTCGGCGTTCTACATCGCCCTGCCGCTGGCCTTCGGCGGCTGGCTCTGGTACCGCTACGGCTCGGCGCAGGGCGTGGAATATCTCACCGGCTACCTGGTGGAGAAGTCCCTCTCGGTCGACAACCTCTTCGTCTTCATGCTGCTGCTGGCGGCGTTCGCGGTGCCCGCCGTGCTCGCCCAGCGGGTGCTGCTCTACGGCATCGCCGGCGCACTGGTGCTGCGCGCGGTCTTCATCGCCATCGGCGCCGCCGCGCTCCAGACGCTCGACTTCGCCTTCCTGATCTTCGCGGTCGTCCTGATCGCCACCGCGGCCAAACTGCTCCGCGACGCCCTCTCCGGGCACGAGCAGGAAGTCGACATCAACAGGATGCGGTCGGTCCGGCTGCTCCGCAGGTTCATGCCGGTGGTCGACGAATACCGGGGCACCCGGATGACCGTCCGGGAGCAGGGCCGGCGGACGCTCACCCCGCTCGCCCTCGTGGTGGTCGCGGTGTTCGCCACCGACGTGGTCTTCGCCGTCGACTCGGTGCCCGCCGTCTACGGCATCACCGAGGACCCGTACCTGGTCTTCGCCACGAACGCGTTTGCCCTGCTCGGCCTGCGCGCGCTCTACTTCGTGCTGTACGCCGCGCTGAGCCGCCTCGTGCACCTCAGCTACGGCCTGGCCGTCATCCTCGCCTTCATCGGCGTCAAGCTCGGCCTGCACTGGGCGCACGGCATCTGGTCGGGCGTACCGCAGATCCCCACGCTCGCCTCGCTCGGCGTGATCATCGGCGTGCTGGTGGTGGTCACCCTGACCAGCCTGCGCGCCACCCGCCGCTGA